A single Bufo bufo chromosome 6, aBufBuf1.1, whole genome shotgun sequence DNA region contains:
- the PCK1 gene encoding phosphoenolpyruvate carboxykinase, cytosolic [GTP]: MPSQQKTELLISDMVTQGNLSSLSPDVVDFIVTYAKICLPENIHICDGSEVENKNLLHHMEETGMIKRLHKYENCWLARTDPSDVARIESKTVIVTQEQRDTVPVSKSGVSQLGRWMSEDDFEKSFKSRFPGCMKGRTMYVIPFSMGPIGSSLAKIGIQLTDSPYVVASMRIMTRMGTAVLEALGEGEFVKCLHSVGCPLPLKKPLVNNWPCNPELTLIAHIPDRREIISFGSGYGGNSLLGKKCFALRIASRIAKEEGWLAEHMLILGITNPEGKKKYFAAAFPSACGKTNLAMMRPSVPGWKIECVGDDIAWMKFDGQGNLRAINPENGFFGVAPGTSVKTNPNAMETISKNTIFTNVAETSDGGVYWEGMDECLAPEITLTSWKNKEWTPEDGEPTAHPNSRFCTPASQCPIIDPEWESSEGVPIEGIIFGGRRPAGVPLVYEALSWQHGIFIGSAMRSEATAAAEHKGKVIMHDPFAMRPFFGYNFGRYLTHWLSMEHLPSAKLPKIFHVNWFRKDKQGKFLWPGYGENIRVLEWMFNRIDGEDCATETAIGYVPAEGSLNLKGLGDVNIEQLFEISKEFWEEEVKDIRKYFDDQVNADLPYEIDWELNSLNERLKQL, from the exons ATGCCATCCCAGCAGAAAACAGAGCTTCTGATATCTGACATGGTGACTCAGGGAAATCTGAGCAGCTTAAGTCCAGATGTGGTCGATTTTATAGTAACCTATGCAAAGATCTGTCTGCCTGAGAATATCCATATATGTGATGGCTCAGAGGTGGAGAACAAGAATCTTCTCCATCACATGGAAGAAACTGGAATGATCAAAAGACTCCACAAATATGAGAACTG TTGGCTGGCTCGTACAGATCCCAGTGATGTAGCAAGAATTGAGAGCAAAACTGTAATTGTCACTCAGGAACAAAGAGACACGGTACCAGTTTCTAAAAGTGGTGTCAGTCAACTCGGCCGCTGGATGTCAGAGGACGATTTTGAAAAATCCTTTAAATCCAGGTTTCCTGGATGTATGAAAG GTCGCACAATGTATGTCATTCCATTCAGCATGGGACCTATAGGCTCATCCCTCGCCAAGATTGGCATCCAGCTAACCGATTCTCCATATGTGGTAGCGAGCATGAGAATTATGACCCGTATGGGCACTGCTGTCTTAGAGGCTCTCGGGGAAGGAGAGTTTGTCAAATGCCTTCACTCTGTTGGCTGCCCATTACCTCTAAAAA AACCTCTTGTGAATAACTGGCCATGCAACCCAGAGCTAACCCTCATTGCGCATATTCCTGACCGAAGAGAAATTATCTCCTTTGGAAGTGGGTATGGGGGTAACTCCCTCCTGGGCAAGAAATGCTTTGCTCTTAGGATTGCTAGCCGGATTGCCAAGGAAGAAGGCTGGCTGGCAGAGCACATGTTG ATTTTGGGAATTACCAATCCAGAAGGAAAGAAGAAATATTTTGCTGCAGCATTTCCAAGCGCTTGCGGGAAAACCAACCTGGCAATGATGAGACCATCTGTCCCAGGCTGGAAGATTGAGTGCGTAGGCGATGATATTGCTTGGATGAAGTTTGATGGGCAAG GCAATCTCAGGGCAATCAACCCTGAAAATGGATTTTTTGGTGTGGCCCCTGGAACATCTGTGAAGACCAACCCTAATGCCATGGAAACGATTTCGAAAAACACAATATTCACAAATGTAGCTGAGACAAGCGATGGTGGTGTCTACTGGGAGGGCATGGATGAATGTCTGGCACCAGAAATTACACTTACCTCATGGAAGAACAAGGAATGGACCCCAGAGGATG GTGAGCCTACAGCCCATCCCAACTCCCGGTTCTGCACTCCGGCCAGCCAATGTCCTATCATTGATCCTGAGTGGGAGTCTTCTGAAGGTGTACCCATTGAAGGAATCATTTTTGGTGGGCGTAGACCTGCTG GTGTGCCACTGGTTTATGAAGCACTGAGTTGGCAACATGGCATCTTTATTGGGTCAGCAATGCGATCTGAAGCAACAGCTGCTGCTGAGCATAAAG GCAAGGTCATAATGCATGACCCCTTTGCTATGAGACCCTTCTTTGGCTATAATTTTGGTCGATATCTCACCCACTGGCTTAGCATGGAACACCTCCCATCTGCCAAGCTGCCCAAGATCTTCCATGTCAACTGGTTCCGTAAAGACAAGCAAGGCAAATTCCTGTGGCCAGGCTATGGGGAAAACATCCGTGTCCTTGAATGGATGTTCAACCGGATTGATGGTGAAGACTGTGCCACTGAGACCGCCATTGGCTATGTTCCAGCAGAGGGGTCTTTAAACCTAAAAGGTCTAGGGGATGTTAACATAGAACAGCTTTTTGAAATATCCAAGGAGTTCTGGGAAGAAGAAGTGAAGGACATTAGGAAATACTTTGATGACCAAGTCAATGCTGATTTACCATATGAGATAGACTGGGAActgaactctttaaatgagaggtTGAAGcagctgtga